The Paenibacillus tianjinensis genome has a window encoding:
- a CDS encoding DUF1146 family protein translates to MDQMLYDDLSSAISTSGLVSMIVSLLCVVLSWWALQNLKLDLVIRYPKSPQGRLLHLLLAIVLGHFVAGFLLDYLSWSGQIRNMF, encoded by the coding sequence ATGGATCAAATGTTGTATGATGATTTGTCCAGCGCGATCAGTACCAGCGGTTTGGTCTCGATGATCGTTTCTTTGCTCTGTGTAGTATTATCTTGGTGGGCACTTCAGAACCTTAAGCTCGATTTGGTCATAAGATATCCCAAGAGCCCACAAGGCAGACTGCTGCACTTACTGCTGGCAATCGTCCTCGGCCACTTCGTGGCGGGCTTCCTGCTGGATTACTTGAGCTGGAGCGGACAGATTCGTAACATGTTTTAA
- the spoIID gene encoding stage II sporulation protein D, giving the protein MRDFRYLKRQMQKRRLVRRPGSAPRLRRLAPAAWLAAPLLAGLLLPLALVPLRGGHEPVPPAVPQATASPAAPGTAAEAPQPEVSVYLSQSGQIETLPLEDYVSGVLAAEMPADFELEALKAQAVAARTFIVRRLMAGDHSGVPVPEADVSDTVSHQAYVSLATLERDWEHGGKSAALAKLRRAALETRGVIMTYKGQPITASFFASSGGYTENSEDYWNFAVPYLRSVASPWELAITPNLAVTVSFSTPELLSKLGLESKALPASAGLSATGKVNPVASSSSALPAVVLSLTDGHRVKAISIGGTVFSGREVREKLGLRSSQFTWKRQGSKVLITTYGNGHGVGMSQWGANGMAKEGSTATQILKHYYSGISFTQVSTLLKK; this is encoded by the coding sequence ATGAGAGATTTTCGCTATCTGAAACGCCAAATGCAGAAGCGCCGCTTGGTGCGCCGGCCGGGCAGCGCACCGCGGCTTCGGCGGCTGGCCCCCGCCGCCTGGCTGGCAGCCCCGCTGCTTGCGGGGCTGCTGCTGCCGCTGGCTCTTGTCCCGCTGCGCGGGGGACATGAGCCGGTGCCGCCGGCCGTGCCGCAGGCCACGGCCTCCCCGGCTGCGCCGGGAACGGCTGCGGAAGCCCCGCAGCCGGAGGTCTCCGTCTATTTGTCGCAGAGCGGACAAATCGAGACCCTGCCGCTGGAGGACTACGTCAGCGGCGTGCTGGCGGCCGAGATGCCTGCTGACTTTGAGCTCGAAGCGCTCAAAGCGCAGGCCGTGGCCGCACGCACGTTCATTGTCCGCCGCCTGATGGCCGGCGACCACAGCGGGGTGCCCGTTCCGGAGGCGGATGTGAGTGATACGGTAAGCCATCAGGCTTACGTATCCTTGGCCACGCTGGAACGGGATTGGGAGCACGGCGGCAAAAGCGCCGCACTGGCCAAGCTCCGCCGCGCGGCTTTAGAGACGCGCGGAGTGATCATGACCTATAAGGGGCAGCCGATCACGGCTTCCTTCTTCGCCTCCAGCGGGGGCTATACCGAAAATTCGGAAGACTACTGGAATTTTGCCGTTCCTTATTTACGCAGCGTAGCCAGCCCATGGGAGCTGGCGATTACACCGAATCTTGCGGTAACGGTTAGCTTCAGCACCCCTGAGCTGCTCAGCAAGCTGGGCCTGGAGTCCAAAGCCCTTCCAGCCTCCGCGGGTTTGTCCGCAACCGGGAAGGTGAATCCGGTAGCCTCTTCTTCCTCTGCTCTGCCGGCTGTGGTCCTGTCGCTCACTGACGGACACCGGGTCAAGGCGATTTCCATCGGAGGGACCGTGTTCAGCGGACGCGAGGTGCGCGAGAAGCTGGGGCTGCGCTCCAGCCAGTTCACCTGGAAGCGGCAAGGCAGTAAAGTACTCATCACTACCTACGGAAACGGGCATGGAGTAGGAATG
- a CDS encoding F0F1 ATP synthase subunit epsilon, whose product MNTFLLEIVTPEHLVYSKQVNSLTVKGADGDLGILPGHIPLVTPLQVAPMFVKADGVTTIIAVHGGFVEVHKDKVTVLAESAELPKDIDVERAEAAKERAQRRLQSRSKQDDIDHRRAELALQRAVTRIKVSTGKGQQ is encoded by the coding sequence GTGAATACCTTTCTGTTGGAAATTGTCACGCCGGAGCATCTCGTTTACTCCAAGCAGGTTAATAGCCTGACTGTAAAGGGAGCCGATGGCGACCTGGGTATTTTGCCGGGACACATTCCCCTTGTGACTCCACTTCAGGTTGCTCCGATGTTCGTTAAGGCGGATGGTGTTACGACCATAATCGCTGTTCATGGCGGGTTCGTGGAAGTGCATAAAGACAAGGTGACCGTGCTGGCCGAAAGTGCCGAGCTTCCTAAGGATATCGATGTTGAACGTGCCGAAGCGGCTAAAGAACGGGCTCAGCGCCGTCTTCAGTCCCGCAGTAAACAGGATGATATTGATCACCGCCGTGCGGAGCTGGCGCTTCAACGCGCCGTTACACGGATCAAAGTGTCCACTGGAAAAGGACAACAGTAA
- the murA gene encoding UDP-N-acetylglucosamine 1-carboxyvinyltransferase, producing the protein MSKFIVRGGNRLTGSVKVSGAKNSVLPIIAASLLAEEGVSVIVDAPPLDDVMTISKVLESLGAGVTYQNDIIEVDARSITSCEAPYEWVRKMRASFLVMGPLLSRMGHTRISLPGGCAIGTRPIDQHLKGFEALGAEISLGQGYIEAKSNGRLRGAKVYLDVASVGATENIMMAAALAEGVTVIENAAKEPEIVDLANYLNGMGGIVRGAGTGVIRIEGVERLHGVKHHVIPDRIEAGTYMAAAAITGGDVYVEGAIADHLGPVIAKMEEMGVTIIPDENGIRVIGDKPLKAVDLKTLPYPGFPTDMQSQMMALLLRSEGTAVVTETVFENRFMHVDEFHNMNAEIKIEGRSAIVTGNAQLVGAKVCATDLRAGAALILAGLVAEGTTEVSGTHHIDRGYVNLAEKLSGLGADIWRISMEESPAPVVKEEVLKPETARSEELKPRFQIQPTWV; encoded by the coding sequence ATGAGCAAATTTATCGTCCGCGGTGGCAACAGATTGACCGGGAGCGTGAAAGTAAGCGGCGCAAAAAATTCCGTACTACCGATCATAGCCGCCTCTCTATTGGCAGAAGAAGGAGTAAGCGTCATTGTGGACGCTCCTCCGCTAGACGATGTAATGACCATCAGCAAAGTGCTGGAATCTCTGGGTGCGGGTGTTACATACCAGAATGATATCATCGAGGTTGATGCTAGAAGCATTACTTCCTGTGAAGCACCTTATGAATGGGTGCGGAAAATGCGGGCATCCTTCTTAGTAATGGGCCCACTCCTGTCCCGTATGGGGCATACGCGTATTTCCCTGCCTGGAGGCTGTGCCATCGGCACAAGACCGATTGACCAGCATCTCAAAGGGTTTGAAGCTCTGGGAGCCGAAATCAGTCTGGGTCAGGGCTACATTGAAGCGAAATCAAACGGACGGCTGCGCGGGGCTAAAGTGTATTTGGATGTAGCCAGCGTAGGAGCGACCGAAAATATAATGATGGCCGCAGCACTCGCTGAAGGGGTTACGGTCATTGAGAATGCCGCTAAGGAACCGGAAATTGTCGATTTGGCCAACTACCTGAACGGCATGGGCGGTATTGTCCGCGGGGCAGGAACAGGCGTTATCCGGATTGAAGGGGTTGAGCGCCTGCATGGCGTGAAACATCATGTGATTCCTGACCGGATCGAAGCTGGTACCTATATGGCGGCTGCAGCGATTACAGGCGGTGATGTGTATGTGGAAGGCGCAATTGCCGATCACCTCGGTCCTGTTATTGCTAAGATGGAGGAAATGGGCGTTACTATTATCCCGGATGAGAACGGTATACGGGTCATCGGCGACAAGCCGTTGAAGGCTGTGGATTTGAAGACTTTGCCGTACCCTGGTTTCCCTACTGATATGCAGTCGCAGATGATGGCGCTGCTGCTCCGCTCCGAAGGCACTGCAGTTGTAACGGAGACGGTATTTGAGAACCGGTTCATGCATGTGGATGAATTCCACAACATGAACGCTGAGATCAAGATCGAAGGACGTTCGGCCATTGTGACTGGAAATGCGCAGCTGGTGGGTGCTAAGGTATGCGCTACAGACCTGCGTGCAGGCGCTGCACTTATTTTGGCAGGGCTTGTTGCCGAAGGGACTACAGAAGTCAGCGGAACCCATCACATTGACCGCGGTTATGTGAATCTGGCCGAGAAACTGTCGGGACTTGGTGCGGACATATGGCGGATTTCCATGGAAGAGTCGCCTGCTCCGGTTGTAAAGGAAGAGGTCCTCAAACCTGAAACGGCAAGAAGTGAAGAGCTGAAGCCGCGCTTCCAGATTCAGCCGACCTGGGTATAA